One segment of Carya illinoinensis cultivar Pawnee chromosome 1, C.illinoinensisPawnee_v1, whole genome shotgun sequence DNA contains the following:
- the LOC122291433 gene encoding uncharacterized mitochondrial protein AtMg00810-like, whose amino-acid sequence MAASLKLSKFDSPNFEDVTLFRSIVGALQYLSLTRPDISFSVNKVCQFMYSPKLPHWSAVKRILRYLKGTINYGVHFSSQSPFILQAYSDADWAGCPDDRRSTGGFCTFLGTYLISWSSKKQKTIARSSTEAEYKSVATSAAELIWLQNVIRELDLPLSQAPILWCDNIGATYLAANPV is encoded by the coding sequence ATGGCAGCCTCCCTCAAACTCTCTAAGTTTGACTCACCTAATTTTGAGGATGTAACACTTTTCAGAAGCATTGTAGGTGCACTTCAGTACCTTTCCCTCACAAGGCCCGATATATCATTCTCTGTAAACAAAGTGTGCCAATTTATGTACTCTCCTAAGCTCCCACATTGGAGTGCTGTGAAAAGAATATTACGATATCTTAAAGGCACAATCAACTATGGCGTTCATTTTTCATCTCAATCTCCCTTTATTTTACAAGCATACTCTGATGCCGATTGGGCGGGATGCCCCGATGATCGTCGTTCAACTGGGGGTTTCTGCACTTTCCTTGGTACTTACTTGATTTCATGGAGCtctaagaaacaaaaaacaatcGCTAGATCAAGCACAGAGGCGGAGTACAAGTCGGTTGCCACCTCTGCAGCTGAGCTTATTTGGCTTCAAAATGTGATCCGTGAGCTAGACCTTCCACTTTCTCAAGCTCCAATTTTATGGTGTGACAATATTGGAGCCACTTACTTGGCTGCCAATCCCGTCTAG
- the LOC122315721 gene encoding two-component response regulator ARR1-like, whose product MIPSNGKGSMSMASSSAAWKAGDVVPDQFPAGLRVLLVDDDPTCLVILEKMLRACLYEVTKCNGAEIALSLLRENKNGFDIVISDVHMPDMDGFKLLEYIELEMDLPVILMSADGEKNVVMKGVTHGACDYLIKPVRMEALKNIWQHVVRKRRNEWRELEQSAIIRSCRAKY is encoded by the exons ATGATTCCGAGTAACGGGAAGGGATCGATGTCAATGGCCAGTTCAAGCGCAGCTTGGAAAGCCGGTGACGTCGTTCCAGACCAGTTCCCGGCGGGGCTACGTGTGTTGCTCGTAGATGATGACCCCACATGCCTTGTGATCTTGGAGAAGATGCTCAGGGCTTGTCTTTATGAAG TTACCAAATGCAATGGAGCGGAGATCGCATTGTCGCTGCTTCGAGAGAACAAAAACGGGTTTGATATTGTTATAAGCGATGTTCACATGCCTGACATGGATGGATTCAAACTCCTGGAGTACATTGAGCTGGAGATGGACCTGCCTGTAATCT TGATGTCAGCAGACGGTGAGAAAAATGTTGTCATGAAGGGCGTGACTCATGGTGCTTGTGATTACCTAATCAAACCAGTGCGGATGGAAGCATTGAAGAACATATGGCAGCATGTGGTTCGGAAGAGAAGGAATGAGTGGAGGGAATTGGAGCAGTCGGCGATAATACGATCGTGTCGTGCAAAgtactaa